ACTAGCTCACTTTTTGTTCAAACGAAGTAACAATCATGGATGTCCAAAGCTCTAAGCTTTTCAAGGGAGATTGGGAAGGAAGTAGAATCTCTCATGTCACGACGATTATGGACCTTCATATAGATGTTATGGTTGACATTCTTTCACGGTTGCCAATAAAGTCAATTTTTTGTTGTAAGATTGTTTGTAAGCTCTGGTATCATCTTCTGACTTCCGACCCTTTGTTTTGGAAAATGTATTACAAAAGATCATCTTATTTTCCCAACATTTGAATTTCGATAAATCACTCAGTCCGGTTACTTGTGGAACTCAAAGATGATGTTTCTCACCCCCTAAACAAAACCATTCTGTTGAGCCCTAGGTTTCACCTTCCCCCAACTTTATATAGACAAAACTTGATATTAGTTAGTTCATGTAATGTGTTCATTTGTTTGTTTAATGGTTTGAGGCATAGCGTAAATCATTTGGTTTACATTAGCAATCCTCTTTTGGGTGAATATTTCGAGGTTAAATTGCCCGAATGGGACAAAAGAATTGACTGTGTTGCTTATGCATTTTGCTTTAGTGAAAACTCTAGACAATATAAAGTATTGAGATCAGTAGTTATAAGTTTGAGGGACGTCCACATATATCAGAGTTGGAGGTTTATGCTCTTAGATTTGATGAGAGAAATGTGGGTGAAGTTCCAGAACCTCTATGCGGACCATTTTGTAAGGCTAATATCAATGGTATTGTTCATTGGTTGAATTCGGAAAAAAATGACAGCATTTACTCCTTTAACAGTTGGACAGAAGAGGTGAAGTCACTTTTAGCTCCGCGTGGTCTGACAACGTCATCCTACGGCTTGACAGTAGTAGAGTTAGGGAATTGTCTATGTTTGTGTGATCATACTTACCATAGTGAGTACGTTGATATATGGTGGATGAAAGAGTATGAAATCGCTGAATCTTGGACTAAAGATTTCATTTGGAAGGACACTATTCAACCAGATATCAGTTGTGATAGATTTATACCAATCTCAATTTTGAAAGATGGAGAAATATTAATGCAAAGGTATCGTGGTACACATGTAGTTTCTTACAacccaaaagaaaataagtttacGATGGTTGAGGTGTACCCTGTATTTGCAGGGACTAGCTACATCCCAAGTTTTTACTCACTCAAGACTGTTATTGGGGAGAGTTTACAAGTCTCATATGCTTATCCGAAGGTTGAGatagtttaaatatttaatttgtctTATTTCCTCCTGGATATTTTGTTTTGCTACTATGTGTCATCTAGCTTATGATCGGTCAACTTTACTGTTTTGCGAATGCTTTTGAGTTATGGTATGTCATTTTTTACTGTTTAATGGATGCTTTTGAGTTATGGTAGTACAACTCTGTCTCTACATGCGTGCAAAACATATATACCTTGTCCATTTTTAAGGTTTCTATTCATTTTGTTCAATTCATTCTGCACTTGTCCGAATAGAACAAACTAAGGAACAAAATGTACAATGTGGAATATATGAATGATCAATCTattgttttataaaatatataacccctaaaattaaaataacttttatataacaTGGAACAGTTGAAAACGTAAGAATAATAGTGCACAAAGCCTATCAACTTGAAGAACTTTGCGAAATTCATGCTCCTAAAATAAATTACACTAATTACTTATAGCGTAAAAAGAATCATTATcacacaataaaaaaattaagtgtcaaaattatttttctaaaatgtgATTATAAAGTCATGTCAATATACtgatatgaaaattttctatactctataagaaTATAGGCATAATAAAAAGCAAGAAAAGGCAATATGCACAACATTTAATCTTTTGTACTAACAAATATCAATTACTATACCTCACTGTCTAATTCAAAGACTTGCATCACATATTTACATTTATATAGGGATATATGaaaaaacacaataaattaTCACAAATTATACACATTTAATTTGGGGGttgtaaatataaaagaaatgaaaactacaaagattattaaaaaataagttatggCACTGAAGAGGTGCGAATTTTTGAAATGTGACCTTTTAATATAGATGAAATAtccaaattagaaaaataacaaaacttCTATGTCATGTATATGCAAAGTTAATTAGAGCCTCAATACCTACATGTGAAAATCAGGAACACAtataaactatttataatagcTAAGATTTCTATCAATTTCAAAACCTATGGACATATTAAAAATACTTGTGATCTCAAAAAGAAGGGagaaaaataatagaatgtCAAATGGTAATTGATCCATGTTATTTTGGATAGTGACTTATCATTCAATCAAATGTATCATTCAATCTTATTGGAACATAATGTCAAGTGATAATGGATAATATcagattaaattaaaaatatgtacataaataatataattttacaaaataatatgtatttatttgCATCATAGACTACAATTGACTTTCTCTACcgatatatttatcaatctcaTTGTTATTGGCCTTTCAATTTGTCATAACACCTATAAAATGATACTACAATCTAAAATTCAGTCCAAATTCATGTATAAATAGTAGTAACAATTACTAAAAGTTGAAACATAAAGTaatcaaagaaagaaatttgATAAGGGAACTTATTGTAATGACAAGATGATcttgaataaaaatgaaaacgATACAAAAGAATGCATAtgacaaatattatatttgtaaatCTACATATCGTGACCCTTCATCGTCTATTACAacttttagttttctttttttattaaagcaATAAAGATCCAAACTTCGTAAAAAGTGAAAGAAACTCTTAATAAATCTCACTTTATTGAAGCAATAAAAGTCCAAATTTCGTAAACAGTGAAAGACCCTTCGTGTGTGTGCATTCAATCAACCTTTTTCTTAACCCAAAttcaatcaaaaaaaataatctcgattttgaatttttctcaAATCGGAGTTCAAAATTTAGCTGGTTTCTTCGATGGAGATTTTGGACCAtgttttatgatatttatttggattatttGGATtgaaagtaaaatataattgaTGGTAGATATTGAATCAGGTGGTAGTGATGAGATAAATTTGGTAGTGGCCAGATTATAATTTTCATGGTgattgttaaaagttttaatggTTAAAATAAGCGGGTTTAACGGTTATGGAGTGAGTGCTGATaatgaaaaaagaatcaaatgacatggaattttatattttttttcatagatCTGATCATTTATTGATGTGGCGCTGACATAATGATGACTTGGAGGGGAGTGTAAAACACCTCCCATCATGTGAGTGGCTATATAAGTTTTAGGATGTGTTAAGGGTGCGTTTattatacttaaaaataattcaaagataATAAGACTCATGTATAGTTAAAGTGTGTCATTCAAATTTGTTTATAGTTGAAGGAGatacttgtatatttttctaataaaatataataagttGGAGATAAGAAGCAAAAAAGATCTCAACCTTGACTATCATTACGGTATTACGGTCATAAAGACAAACAAGGCCATTGCAATGATTTGAGCAAATAAAAATCTCACTATGGTTGAAATAGTTACAAGAACCCACTAGTTGTAAAGGGGATCATTCAAGTTGTGTTTAGGAATAGAAGTCCTTTTAGTGCTTGGTGCATAGTGGCGTAGCTAAGAATTTCAGGAAGGGCgttcaaatttttaatagtaattttttttaaaacaaaaacgacgatttaaattttcaaaatagataatcaagttatacaatatttaattaaatataagaatatttttagtagaattacaagtgtataattcaaaactaacataaagaaaataaactactactgaaaatataatttaaatatattactaCAATTGTGCTCAACGAGGTTTCATGTCCTGAAACATTTTTATAATAGATTCATTAGAAATAGTACGAAATACTTTCTTTTCTACATAAAGAACTATACAATCGTCTAAAAACACTTTCACAAGTCATTTTTAATATACTTCATTGCCGAGAAAGTTCTTGATTTCAGTAGCAATTAACAAAAGCAAAACAAATTTCACTAAGcgaaatataatttaagttaGTGGAGGAGGGATTCGAACATGGGTCTAATTAGAGAAAAAAAGAACACTCCCGGGGAATCAAACCGGGGCAAAGAGTAGGATTGTGCTAGCTATTACCAACTCCGCTACACATTACCGTATTACTTTAAGAGGTCCAAATTCTATATACCAATATAAAGTCAAAACTTTACggatatatatagtataatttttcgaCGAAGGGGATCCAAACGTGACTTTATACCTGTTTTAAGGCTATAATTATTGTTTTAAGATATAGAGCCCCGAATACCATGTCATTAGCGAAACCATGCGCCACGATTACTTTGTATATGTCAAAACAatacaatgaaaatattaaattaatttcaaaaaagaaaattccaCTATATAGTAAtcctgaaaaaaaaaaaagacataattaGAACTATTAAATAAggaataataattaatagtcCTTATTATAATAAGGCATATTATTCTcctaatcaaaatataattcctCATACACAGGGAATATattgttttaataaataaaacagGATTATTACAATAAACCTAAGAAAAAATTGTGCTTTTAGGATTGAGATTGGTTATAAGAATGTATTTGGGGATTTTGAAAGCAGTGTgcacttttattttctttgagaaAACTGTCTCTGTTTTAGTTTGGGGGATTAGGCTTAGTCGAACCTCGATTTGTTCAAAGAAAGTGATTGTCATGGACCCCGGAAGGGATTCCAAAAAAAGAATCTCTAATGTCACTACCATTATGGACCTTTCGAGTGATATTGTGTCGGAAATTCTTTCGAGATTATCAATCAAGCCCCTTTTTTGTTGTAAGATGGTTTGTAAAATGTGGTATAATCTTTTAACTTCCGAACCATCATTTTTTAACATGTATCAGCAAAGATCGTCAACTAATTTCCCGAGCCTTTTGCTTTCGGTTAATTACTCTGTCTACTTTCTTGTCGAACTCAAAGCTGATGATTCTCAACCCCTAAAGAGAAACATTGTGTTGAGCCCTAAGTTTCATATCCCTTCATCGAAGTTGAGATTAATTGGTTCGTGTAATGGGATTGTTTGTCTGTTGAATAGTAATAGTGGAACTAATCATTCGGTTTACATTAGCAATCCTCTTTTGGGTGAGTATTACAAGGTTAAAATGCAGGAAAGAAACCACGTTGCTTATGCATTTTGCTTTAGTGAAGCTTCTGGAGAGTATAAAGTATTGAGATCCGTACTTAGAAATTTTGAAGGATATCCAAGCGTATCAGAGTTCGAGGTTTATACTATTGGAGTTGATGAAAAATGGAGATATGTGGGCAAAGCTCCAAAACCACTACATGAATCATTTAGTAACAGTAACGTTAATGGTGTTGTTCATTGGATGAATATGGATAAAAATGACAAGATTTACTCGTTTAACAGTTGGACAGAAAAGATGAAGACCCTGTTAGCTCCGCGTGGTCTGGAAACTTCATCCTACGACTTGACTCTAGTAGAGTTGGAGAATTGTCTATGTTTATGTGATACTAACCACAGTCAGTATGTTGATATATGGTGGATGAAACAGTATGGAATAGCTGAATCTTGGACTAAAACTCGCATTTTGAAGGATACTATTCAACCAAATATCCGTTGTGATAGATTTATACCAATCTCAACTTGGAAAGATGGAGAAATATTGATGCAAAGGGATCGTGCCACACAAATAGTTTCTTACAACccaaaagaaaagaagtttACCAAGGTTAGAGTGTACCTTGGATTTGAAGCGTCTAGGTACATTCCAAGTTTTTACTCACTCAAGACTATCATTGGGAAAAATTTACAAGTCTCATATACTCATCCGAAGATTGActtaatttagagatttaatttatttatcttatttccTCCTGgatattatgttttttcttcTATGTTTCTCGTGTAATCTATCTTAAAACCTGTCAACATGCTTTTAATTTATGTCAGTCTACATTCGTTTTGTTCAATTCACTACGCACTTGTCTGAATAGAACGAACTAAGGAATAAAATGTTGGCCTTATGGCTTTGTTTTAACATCTCGTACGCATCTGCAGAAACAACAGGTTTGCTTGTTTTCTTCTTATGAACAAGTAAATGCTTTTCTgcggaaaaaaaaaacattcagaAACTTTAGTGAATGACAGATATGGCATTCTACAAAGATCGATTGGATACATCTCGTCATCTAATGAACATATGTGTCCTAGGTAGATCGGATTACATCTTAACCATTCAACGAACAAGTGAACCAATTACTTCCACTATTGGTTTGTTACCGAATTTATTTATACTCGATTCAAATGGAGGGAGGTGAAACTTAGGCCTCAACATAATCAGTCTGCTTAGCGTGgacgaaaaattataaaattattaatactcGAGTTTTGCTTATGCATTCTGCTTTTGTGAAGTCTCTAGGCAGTATAAAGTATTGAGATCAATAGTTAGTAATTTTGACAGACATCCACAAGTATCAGAATTGGAAGTTTTAACTGTTGGAGTTGATGAAAAATGGAGATATGTGGGCGAGGCTCCAGAACTTCTATGTGTATCATTTAGTAATGCTGACGTCAATGGTGTTGTGAATTGGATGAATTCGGAAAAGAACTGACAGCATTTACTCCTTTAACAGTAGGACGGAAGAGGTAAAGTCCCTATTAGCTCCGCGTGGTCTGGAGACTTCATCCTCCTGCTTGATGCTAGTAGAGTTGGGAAATTTTCTACGTTTGTGTGATAGTAACGATACTCAGTATGTT
The window above is part of the Solanum pennellii chromosome 5, SPENNV200 genome. Proteins encoded here:
- the LOC114077327 gene encoding F-box protein At3g07870-like, encoding MYLGILKAVCTFIFFEKTVSVLVWGIRLSRTSICSKKVIVMDPGRDSKKRISNVTTIMDLSSDIVSEILSRLSIKPLFCCKMVCKMWYNLLTSEPSFFNMYQQRSSTNFPSLLLSVNYSVYFLVELKADDSQPLKRNIVLSPKFHIPSSKLRLIGSCNGIVCLLNSNSGTNHSVYISNPLLGEYYKVKMQERNHVAYAFCFSEASGEYKVLRSVLRNFEGYPSVSEFEVYTIGVDEKWRYVGKAPKPLHESFSNSNVNGVVHWMNMDKNDKIYSFNSWTEKMKTLLAPRGLETSSYDLTLVELENCLCLCDTNHSQYVDIWWMKQYGIAESWTKTRILKDTIQPNIRCDRFIPISTWKDGEILMQRDRATQIVSYNPKEKKFTKVRVYLGFEASRYIPSFYSLKTIIGKNLQVSYTHPKIDLI